Below is a window of Candidatus Desulfatibia profunda DNA.
AAACTCTATTCTGGAAAACCGACGCCTTAAGAAATCGGATTTAAACATCATGACAGCATGGCAGGATGATCTGGACAAATTTGTTTCCAGGTATCGTGAGCAATTGATCCATGAGGTGCTATCATGCAGAACATGCTGATTACCGGCGGGTGCGGATTTATCGGCACCAATTTCATCCGATATCTGCTAACTGAAACCGATTTTAAAGGATGTATCGTCAATGTGGATGCGCTGACCTATGCCGGCAATCCGGAAAATCTTGCGGATATTGAAACCGATTTTCAAGCTCGATACGTTTTTATCAAGGCTGATATATGCGATGGGGTTCGCATGAACGAAATATTTGACAAATACGAAATCGACAGCGTGTGCCACTTTGCGGCCGAATCCCATGTGGACCGATCCATTGTAAAACCGGACGCCTTCATACAGACCAATATCGTGGGGACGTTTAATCTGCTGGAATCAGCCAGATCACGGCAAAATCAACTGGTAAGATTTCACCATATCAGCACGGATGAAGTCTACGGAAGTTTGGGTCGGGAAGGCTGTTTTAGGGAAGAAACGCCCTATAAACCCAACAGTCCTTATTCGGCATCCAAGGCGTCTTCCGATCATCTGGTCCGGGCTTACTACAAGACATATGGCCTGCCCATGACCATCTCCAACTGTTCGAATAATTACGGCCCTTACCAGTTCCCCGAAAAACTGATCCCGCTGATGATCCTAAACGGGCTCGCAGGAAAATCCCTGCCGGTTTACGGAGACGGTCGCAATATCAGGGACTGGCTT
It encodes the following:
- the rfbB gene encoding dTDP-glucose 4,6-dehydratase produces the protein MQNMLITGGCGFIGTNFIRYLLTETDFKGCIVNVDALTYAGNPENLADIETDFQARYVFIKADICDGVRMNEIFDKYEIDSVCHFAAESHVDRSIVKPDAFIQTNIVGTFNLLESARSRQNQLVRFHHISTDEVYGSLGREGCFREETPYKPNSPYSASKASSDHLVRAYYKTYGLPMTISNCSNNYGPYQFPEKLIPLMILNGLAGKSLPVYGDGRNIRDWLYVRDHCRAIWTIMNHGKPGETYNVGGDSQMENIAIVEMICDMLDQINKLSDRRPRRDLIKFVKDRPGHDRRYAIDFTKLNQELGWTPEASLESGIRDTIQWYLDNRKWVERVQSGEYQDWIKAHYK